From a single Bryobacter aggregatus MPL3 genomic region:
- a CDS encoding GlsB/YeaQ/YmgE family stress response membrane protein, with product MSLLWFCLIGIAAGWLAGQLMKGGGFGIIGDLVVGVIGALLGGFLFGNLGIGAGGGLFGSLVVATIGAVILLFIVRMVKRA from the coding sequence ATGTCGTTACTTTGGTTTTGCCTCATTGGAATCGCTGCCGGTTGGCTGGCTGGTCAATTGATGAAGGGCGGCGGCTTCGGTATTATCGGAGACTTGGTTGTGGGCGTGATCGGTGCACTCCTCGGAGGATTTCTCTTCGGAAATCTCGGCATCGGGGCAGGCGGTGGACTCTTCGGATCCCTCGTTGTCGCTACGATCGGCGCAGTGATCCTACTGTTTATTGTTCGTATGGTCAAGAGGGCTTGA
- a CDS encoding DUF1501 domain-containing protein gives MVSRRNLLFQSYLGLGGLALTDLLAAENDGPLAPKPPHLKAKAKSCIFVFLEGGVAQMDTFEYKPALIKYAGKQMPTADRTVGEIATFSAAPNRVIPPVASFKQYGESGRWISGLLPHLATTVDDIAFIHGVKVDNNNHGPAVYHTLTGNMLPGSASVGSWVTYGLGSENRDLPGFIVMGDRRGATIGGASVWGNGYLPAAYQGTLFRNGNTPIVDLNPKLSLAEQRRELDLLRWVNEQHASERTATSELEARIASYELAFRMQAKAPELVDLKQESDATKALYGMNDPVSEPFGRQCLLARRMVERGVRFVKLLHGAGGDRWDDHGNIGERIPIHCKEVDQPVAGLLKDLKSRGLLDSTLVVWASEMGRTPFDNNLTTDKPGRDHNQYGLCVWMAGGGIKPGATFGETDEFSVRAAAEEVPVRDVHATILHALGLDQNRLTYLHAGRYKKLTDIGGRVIREVLA, from the coding sequence ATGGTATCTCGACGCAATCTTTTGTTTCAGTCGTATCTGGGCCTGGGTGGGCTCGCTCTGACAGACCTGCTGGCGGCGGAAAACGATGGCCCGCTCGCCCCCAAGCCACCTCATCTCAAGGCAAAGGCGAAGAGCTGTATCTTCGTTTTCCTCGAAGGGGGCGTCGCCCAGATGGACACCTTCGAATACAAGCCCGCGCTCATCAAGTACGCGGGCAAGCAGATGCCCACGGCAGACCGGACCGTTGGCGAAATCGCCACCTTCTCGGCGGCGCCCAATCGTGTCATCCCGCCCGTCGCTAGCTTCAAGCAGTATGGCGAGAGTGGGCGCTGGATCTCGGGCCTCCTGCCGCATCTGGCCACCACCGTCGACGACATCGCCTTCATCCACGGCGTCAAGGTCGACAACAACAACCACGGCCCCGCCGTCTACCACACCCTCACGGGCAACATGCTGCCTGGCAGCGCTTCGGTGGGCTCCTGGGTCACCTATGGTCTTGGTTCGGAGAATCGCGACCTTCCCGGCTTCATTGTCATGGGCGACCGCCGCGGCGCCACCATTGGCGGCGCCAGCGTTTGGGGCAATGGCTATCTGCCTGCCGCCTACCAGGGTACGCTCTTCCGCAACGGCAACACGCCTATTGTCGACCTCAATCCCAAGCTCTCCCTTGCCGAGCAGCGCCGCGAACTCGATCTCCTGCGCTGGGTCAACGAACAGCACGCCTCTGAGCGCACGGCCACCAGTGAACTGGAGGCACGCATCGCCTCCTACGAGCTTGCTTTCCGCATGCAGGCGAAGGCCCCGGAACTGGTGGACCTCAAGCAGGAGAGCGACGCCACCAAGGCTCTCTACGGAATGAACGATCCGGTTTCCGAACCCTTTGGCCGCCAGTGTCTGCTCGCCCGCCGTATGGTCGAGCGTGGCGTTCGCTTCGTCAAGTTGCTCCACGGGGCAGGTGGCGATCGTTGGGATGACCACGGCAACATCGGCGAACGCATCCCAATCCATTGCAAGGAAGTGGATCAGCCCGTAGCGGGTTTGCTAAAAGATCTGAAGTCGCGGGGCCTGCTCGATTCGACACTCGTCGTCTGGGCCTCGGAGATGGGACGCACTCCCTTCGACAACAACCTCACCACCGACAAGCCGGGCCGCGATCACAATCAGTATGGCCTCTGTGTCTGGATGGCTGGCGGCGGGATCAAGCCTGGCGCCACTTTCGGCGAGACCGACGAGTTCTCCGTGCGCGCCGCGGCGGAAGAAGTCCCGGTGCGCGACGTCCACGCGACCATTCTCCACGCACTTGGTCTGGATCAGAATCGCCTCACCTATCTCCATGCCGGACGCTATAAGAAGCTTACTGACATTGGCGGTCGCGTCATTCGCGAAGTTTTGGCATAG
- the pyrE gene encoding orotate phosphoribosyltransferase, producing MSDPNAATLAAFRKTGAYLTGHFRLTSGLHSSEYLQSAKVLQYPHYAEKFGRDIREALPAGEVDVVCAPAMGGLIIGHEVARAYGVRFIFTERDSEGKMTLRRGFGITPGEKVVIVEDVITTGGSTREVVELLRSMGAVVVAAASIIDRSGGAADVGVPRVALATLHVMTYDPSSCPLCAQGLEVVKPGSRPTA from the coding sequence ATGAGTGATCCAAACGCGGCGACTCTGGCGGCATTTCGCAAGACCGGAGCCTATTTGACGGGCCACTTCCGGCTCACCAGCGGCTTGCACAGTTCCGAGTATTTACAGTCTGCCAAAGTACTGCAGTACCCGCATTACGCTGAGAAATTTGGCCGCGACATTCGCGAAGCCCTCCCCGCCGGAGAAGTGGATGTCGTCTGTGCCCCCGCGATGGGTGGTTTGATTATTGGCCACGAAGTGGCTCGTGCTTATGGCGTCCGCTTCATTTTCACGGAGCGGGACAGCGAGGGCAAGATGACGCTGCGGCGCGGATTTGGCATCACGCCGGGCGAAAAAGTCGTCATTGTTGAGGATGTGATCACCACCGGCGGCAGCACCCGCGAAGTGGTGGAGCTGCTGCGCAGCATGGGCGCCGTGGTGGTGGCTGCTGCCTCGATTATCGATCGCAGTGGTGGCGCTGCCGACGTCGGTGTGCCCCGTGTCGCGCTCGCAACGCTTCATGTGATGACCTACGATCCGTCGAGTTGTCCTTTGTGTGCCCAGGGCCTCGAAGTCGTCAAACCCGGTTCCCGCCCCACAGCCTAG
- a CDS encoding 3-oxoacyl-ACP synthase III family protein → MSEALTNFRFRIAGCGAALPSVALTNETLAGELGVEEDWILARCGIEQRYQSNLEETTLSLAVSASRKALEFDPVPNPDLVLCSTFTPEYLLCPTAPAIAKELGLPAVGAFDINAACSGAAIGFLTSINFLATGFAKRVLLVCSDTPTKYLKQTDRNTRILMGDGAAAIVLETNDTCESHILSWLWGSDGGGNKMFHLPGGGSALPPASLQDNENELSVAMDGRSLFRFAVEQGSSAIASLIEKAKLTVGDVDWVIVHQANRRIIQALIDRSGIAGERWVSNIGGVGNTVAASIPLALAQGMEQGLFHQGHRVLVLGFGAGLTWAGFLMQW, encoded by the coding sequence ATGTCAGAAGCTTTAACAAATTTCCGTTTCCGGATTGCCGGTTGCGGAGCGGCGCTGCCGAGTGTCGCGTTGACCAATGAAACGCTTGCGGGGGAGCTTGGGGTAGAAGAGGACTGGATCCTGGCCCGCTGCGGGATCGAACAGCGTTATCAGTCCAACCTGGAAGAAACGACGCTCAGTCTCGCGGTAAGCGCTTCCCGGAAGGCGCTCGAGTTCGATCCGGTGCCCAATCCCGATCTTGTCCTTTGTTCCACCTTCACTCCGGAATATCTGTTGTGTCCCACTGCGCCCGCGATTGCGAAAGAGCTCGGTCTTCCGGCGGTTGGCGCTTTCGATATCAATGCTGCCTGCAGCGGCGCGGCAATTGGTTTTCTGACCTCGATTAATTTTCTGGCGACTGGCTTTGCCAAGCGCGTCCTGCTGGTTTGCAGCGATACCCCGACAAAGTATTTGAAGCAGACCGATCGCAACACCCGCATTCTGATGGGGGACGGGGCAGCCGCAATCGTTCTCGAAACGAACGATACCTGTGAGAGCCATATTCTGAGTTGGCTTTGGGGCAGCGATGGCGGCGGAAACAAGATGTTCCACCTGCCTGGCGGTGGCAGTGCACTGCCGCCCGCTTCTTTGCAGGACAACGAAAACGAACTCAGCGTGGCGATGGATGGCCGCAGCCTCTTCCGCTTTGCCGTCGAACAGGGTTCGAGCGCCATTGCTTCGCTGATCGAAAAAGCAAAGCTGACGGTGGGCGATGTGGATTGGGTGATCGTGCATCAGGCGAATCGCCGGATTATCCAGGCGCTCATTGACCGCAGCGGCATCGCGGGCGAGCGCTGGGTTTCGAATATCGGGGGGGTCGGCAATACGGTGGCGGCTTCGATTCCGCTCGCTCTGGCCCAAGGCATGGAGCAGGGGCTCTTCCACCAGGGTCATCGTGTTTTAGTACTAGGTTTTGGCGCGGGCCTCACCTGGGCCGGCTTCCTCATGCAGTGGTAA
- a CDS encoding M1 family metallopeptidase has protein sequence MSTRFALLLLALPALAQHPLSYELHLRIDPRSANFTGTTTIELALPHAARSLRLHALGLSISRVLVDQREAKAKTVPEEQIEIEFPSVLAPGKHQVKISYTAPLSDTEKLGVTRRQSEAGDWYAFTTFTPIEARRAFPCFDEPRFKTPFRYTIEIPEGMTAATNTPLESESSAGAGWKRLRFATSQALPTEVVAFTVGPWEVAQGVASGSKKTPTRILYPRNLPGSPAAALQATPEILARLEAYTGIPYPWEKLDQIALLANAYGAVENPGLITYRSQTLLAKDDGIRAMRGTMSHELAHQWFGNLVTQASWKDVFLSEGFATWLGNRIADLDLPEAERGTRSTTQRNNMLARDASAKSRAVRVEKSLRTDMTDVYGPEVYQKAGSILRMMEGWLGEETMQRGLRLYLKRHAGGTATEADLVAALQEVSRLDVAPVLDSYLNRTGVPRLHAVLRCDTPQPKLDVEMAEGWTTPVCIRTPAGRACQVVRGKASIALADASCPAWLIPNAGGTGYYRTAVTGASSQTAPLTANEKLALEDDAKSMQ, from the coding sequence ATGTCCACTCGATTCGCGCTGCTCTTGCTCGCCCTGCCGGCGCTGGCGCAGCATCCGCTTTCCTACGAGCTCCACCTTCGCATCGATCCACGTTCCGCAAACTTCACCGGCACGACGACCATCGAACTTGCGCTGCCCCACGCGGCACGCAGCCTCCGCCTGCACGCGCTCGGGCTGAGTATCAGCAGAGTCCTTGTCGATCAGAGAGAGGCCAAGGCAAAGACGGTGCCAGAGGAGCAGATCGAAATCGAGTTCCCGAGTGTTCTCGCCCCTGGAAAGCATCAAGTGAAAATCTCCTATACAGCGCCGCTCAGCGATACGGAGAAGCTTGGCGTCACTCGCCGCCAGTCGGAGGCGGGCGACTGGTATGCCTTCACCACCTTCACGCCGATCGAAGCCCGGCGCGCCTTTCCCTGCTTCGATGAACCGCGGTTTAAGACGCCATTTCGATACACCATCGAGATTCCGGAAGGCATGACGGCGGCGACCAATACGCCGCTCGAATCGGAATCGTCTGCCGGAGCGGGATGGAAGCGGCTCCGCTTTGCGACCTCGCAAGCACTGCCCACCGAAGTGGTCGCTTTCACTGTCGGGCCTTGGGAAGTGGCGCAAGGAGTGGCTTCCGGAAGCAAGAAAACACCGACACGTATTCTCTATCCGAGGAATCTTCCCGGCAGTCCCGCCGCTGCATTGCAGGCGACACCGGAGATTCTAGCCCGGCTCGAGGCCTATACCGGGATTCCTTACCCTTGGGAGAAACTTGACCAGATTGCTCTCCTCGCCAATGCTTATGGCGCCGTCGAGAACCCCGGGCTCATCACCTATCGCAGCCAGACTTTGCTCGCCAAGGACGACGGCATTCGTGCGATGCGCGGCACCATGAGTCATGAACTGGCGCACCAATGGTTTGGCAATCTGGTGACACAGGCCAGTTGGAAGGATGTGTTCTTGAGTGAGGGCTTTGCGACCTGGCTCGGAAACCGGATTGCCGATCTCGATTTGCCGGAAGCCGAGCGGGGCACGCGCTCGACGACACAGCGCAACAATATGCTGGCGCGGGATGCGAGCGCCAAGTCCCGCGCCGTGCGCGTCGAGAAGTCGCTGCGCACAGACATGACGGATGTCTATGGGCCTGAGGTCTATCAGAAGGCGGGCTCGATCCTGCGCATGATGGAAGGCTGGCTTGGCGAAGAGACGATGCAGCGCGGCTTGCGCCTCTATCTGAAGCGGCATGCTGGGGGCACAGCGACTGAAGCCGATCTGGTTGCCGCATTGCAAGAGGTCTCCCGATTGGATGTCGCGCCCGTGCTGGATAGCTATCTGAACCGGACAGGCGTTCCGAGACTCCACGCCGTGCTGCGTTGCGATACGCCGCAGCCGAAGCTGGATGTTGAAATGGCCGAGGGATGGACAACGCCGGTCTGCATTCGGACTCCAGCGGGGCGCGCCTGCCAGGTGGTGAGGGGCAAGGCGTCGATTGCCCTTGCGGACGCCAGTTGCCCAGCCTGGTTGATTCCGAATGCCGGTGGGACCGGTTATTACCGGACGGCAGTAACCGGTGCTTCCAGCCAGACCGCACCGCTCACTGCCAATGAGAAACTTGCTCTTGAGGACGATGCCAAGTCGATGCAATAG
- a CDS encoding NAD-dependent succinate-semialdehyde dehydrogenase, which translates to MPIETINPATGERLKSFPALDAEQIEEKLHLAHTVFSSWKNSSFAERKMAMQKAAAILRNEAEELGALITREMGKTLQSAIAEVEKCASACLYYAENAEAMLMPKEVASAAAQSFVQYRPIGPVLAVMPWNFPFWQVFRFAAPALMAGNVGLLKHAANVPQSALAIEDVLLRAGFPEGVFQTLLIGSDQVEGILRDPRVAAATLTGSEGAGRAVAAIAGDAVKKTVLELGGSDPFLVMASADPERTARMAVQARCINNGQSCIAAKRFIVEDSIFQAFSPRFVEKMAALRVGDPMLPDTELGPLATAKLLDELHVQVQAAIAAGATLLTGGHRIEGPGNYYAPTVLADLPPDAAIAKEEFFGPVALLFRAHDAMHALRLANNSPFGLSASVWTEDALERDFFIRNLESGLVFINANSASDPKLPFGGIKRSGYGRELSELGMYEFCNIQTVWITEPASTSTRSRSHQSLLN; encoded by the coding sequence ATGCCAATCGAAACTATCAATCCCGCCACCGGAGAGCGACTGAAGAGCTTTCCAGCACTGGATGCCGAACAGATCGAGGAGAAATTGCATTTGGCCCATACGGTCTTTTCGAGTTGGAAGAACTCGAGCTTCGCCGAGCGAAAAATGGCGATGCAGAAAGCAGCCGCGATTCTGAGGAATGAGGCGGAGGAACTGGGGGCGCTGATTACAAGGGAGATGGGGAAGACGCTGCAGTCCGCGATTGCGGAAGTGGAGAAGTGCGCGAGTGCTTGCTTGTACTACGCCGAGAATGCAGAGGCGATGCTGATGCCCAAAGAAGTCGCCTCCGCCGCGGCGCAAAGTTTTGTGCAATATCGCCCCATCGGTCCAGTGCTGGCAGTGATGCCCTGGAACTTTCCTTTCTGGCAGGTCTTCCGCTTTGCGGCTCCCGCATTGATGGCCGGCAATGTTGGACTGTTGAAGCATGCCGCGAATGTGCCGCAGTCGGCGCTCGCCATTGAGGATGTCTTGTTACGGGCGGGTTTTCCGGAAGGAGTCTTTCAAACGCTCTTGATTGGTTCCGATCAGGTGGAAGGAATTCTGCGGGATCCTCGCGTTGCCGCCGCAACACTCACCGGAAGTGAAGGCGCCGGGCGCGCCGTAGCTGCCATCGCTGGCGATGCGGTGAAGAAGACCGTCCTGGAACTTGGCGGCAGCGATCCGTTTCTGGTGATGGCCAGCGCGGACCCGGAACGCACAGCGCGCATGGCTGTCCAGGCGCGCTGTATCAACAACGGGCAATCCTGTATCGCAGCCAAAAGGTTTATTGTGGAAGACTCCATCTTCCAAGCTTTCAGTCCCCGCTTTGTCGAGAAAATGGCCGCGTTGCGGGTGGGCGATCCGATGCTGCCGGATACGGAACTGGGGCCGCTGGCGACCGCGAAGCTTCTCGATGAGCTGCATGTACAGGTGCAGGCGGCCATAGCCGCTGGGGCGACACTCCTCACGGGAGGGCATCGCATCGAAGGTCCAGGCAACTACTATGCGCCGACGGTGCTGGCGGATCTGCCGCCCGATGCAGCCATTGCCAAGGAAGAGTTCTTTGGCCCCGTTGCGTTACTCTTCCGCGCGCACGACGCCATGCACGCCCTGCGGCTGGCAAACAACTCTCCGTTTGGATTGTCGGCCAGCGTCTGGACCGAAGACGCTCTCGAGCGCGATTTCTTCATTCGCAATCTCGAGAGCGGTCTGGTCTTTATCAACGCGAACTCCGCCTCAGATCCGAAGCTTCCCTTCGGGGGCATCAAACGCAGCGGCTATGGACGCGAACTTTCGGAGCTTGGGATGTATGAATTCTGTAACATCCAGACGGTCTGGATTACTGAACCCGCTTCAACGTCCACTCGATCGAGGAGCCACCAAAGCCTTCTGAACTGA
- a CDS encoding class I SAM-dependent methyltransferase, giving the protein MNANPIAVVYRFIEYLAFGTRLERCREKYLFVTTQARRILILGEGDGRFLQQLVAINPTGQIDVIESSEMMVQLAMGRLPVEAHSRVHFYQRDVLPIPDQHYDLVVTHFFLDCFEPQSVQRIIAAIETQLSPGALWLLSEFQQPPSGFRALHAQLWLRTMYLFFQKTTGLGIAALPPYATLLRAAGLRQIAVSDQFLSLITAQLWIKPS; this is encoded by the coding sequence TTGAATGCCAACCCAATCGCCGTGGTCTATCGCTTCATCGAGTATCTAGCCTTTGGGACTCGACTGGAACGTTGCCGCGAAAAGTATCTGTTCGTAACGACACAAGCACGCCGCATCCTAATCCTCGGCGAAGGGGATGGCCGCTTTCTCCAGCAACTGGTGGCAATCAACCCCACAGGGCAGATTGATGTGATCGAATCGAGCGAAATGATGGTCCAGTTGGCGATGGGGCGTCTTCCTGTCGAAGCCCATTCACGCGTCCACTTTTACCAGCGCGACGTCCTCCCCATCCCAGATCAGCACTACGATCTGGTGGTCACACACTTCTTTCTCGATTGCTTCGAGCCCCAGTCTGTCCAGCGCATCATCGCGGCAATCGAGACGCAGTTGTCTCCTGGAGCCCTTTGGCTTCTCTCGGAATTCCAGCAGCCACCCTCCGGGTTCCGTGCACTCCATGCCCAACTCTGGCTCCGCACCATGTATCTTTTCTTCCAAAAGACAACCGGACTGGGCATCGCCGCACTTCCTCCTTACGCGACATTGCTGCGCGCCGCAGGACTGCGTCAAATCGCCGTATCCGATCAGTTTCTCTCGCTGATTACAGCGCAACTCTGGATCAAGCCCTCTTGA
- a CDS encoding PSD1 and planctomycete cytochrome C domain-containing protein: protein MRTLFLLAVVMQLPAAEVEALLRAKCGDCHNAKTMASGFSIETLERVIAGGKKHGRAVVGGDPAGSVLLQMVRGELAPKMPMGRSLEPAEIATIEAWVKSLPPERATAKQQWKWPYTKPVQAELPVVRNQTWGRNAVDRFILAKLEQNGIAPAAEASPRTLARRLYLDLIGVPPTPAEVEEFLKTPYEQVVDKLLADPRYGERWGRHWLDVARYGETSGLEGDGAIGNAWRYRDWVIDAFNSNMPYDRFVTLQLAGGDEHSKTRNNYQPDVQGYVPTGFLRVAPWDRSNLVAADVRQNYLAEVTGTVGSVFLGLSVGCARCHDHKYDPIPTKDYYRLQSFFQASEARGGITVPYRDPDFAAKAAAKVKEYEERLNSGPEKKELDAFEKQLLTKLIAARIERAKKNAEFTKADLRLELRLPVEKRKVRGIFTEAEVREYMDRLEDAERTLDADEQQALDKVEAPMLQKLRKAYATVDPGPRFEALTQDDVRREAMAEYSGKSIFTADEKARYGQLAGDLAVYRRRLERWKPEVLAIGNVPGPPTGPEIAPTHVLLRGDYRQPGEAVEAGFPIAFGGDGGPAKLETDRYRQFVTRGRRLTLAKWIASKDNPQTARVWVNRLWQQHFGNGIVKTTSDFGVNGERPTHPELLDWLAVAFMDSNWDTKAMQKMLVTSATYRQSAENAGALKADPENRLFSKYNRRRLEAEAIRDSILSVSGRLNPERGGPSVFPPLPSDLADAARYGRTGDLMWEPNEKDADGRRRSVYIFQRRSLPLPMMVAFDSFAFSESCDRRSSTTTPLQALAMMNGYLVQEESEELAKRIAKEAGSKREDQIRRLFEVVLQRPPKPAELDRFASYTGGLDGLGRILMNSNEFLYVE, encoded by the coding sequence ATGCGCACTCTATTCTTGCTCGCGGTTGTCATGCAGTTGCCTGCTGCCGAAGTGGAGGCGTTGCTGCGCGCCAAGTGTGGCGACTGTCACAACGCGAAAACCATGGCGAGCGGCTTTTCGATCGAGACACTCGAGCGAGTGATTGCCGGTGGCAAGAAGCACGGCCGCGCGGTGGTCGGTGGCGACCCGGCTGGTAGTGTCCTCTTACAGATGGTGCGCGGCGAGCTGGCGCCGAAGATGCCGATGGGCAGGAGTCTCGAGCCGGCGGAAATCGCAACCATCGAGGCTTGGGTCAAGAGTCTCCCCCCGGAACGGGCCACCGCCAAGCAGCAGTGGAAATGGCCTTATACCAAGCCGGTCCAGGCTGAACTCCCCGTCGTCAGGAATCAGACTTGGGGCCGCAACGCCGTGGATCGATTTATCCTCGCCAAACTCGAGCAGAACGGCATTGCTCCGGCTGCTGAGGCCTCGCCCAGAACCCTCGCCCGCCGTCTCTATCTCGATCTCATCGGCGTCCCCCCGACTCCCGCCGAAGTCGAAGAATTCCTCAAGACCCCCTATGAGCAGGTGGTCGACAAGCTCCTCGCCGATCCTCGTTACGGAGAGCGCTGGGGCCGTCACTGGCTCGACGTTGCCCGCTACGGCGAAACCTCGGGTCTTGAAGGCGACGGCGCCATCGGCAATGCCTGGCGTTATCGCGATTGGGTCATCGACGCCTTCAACTCGAACATGCCCTACGATCGCTTCGTCACCCTGCAACTGGCCGGCGGTGACGAACACTCGAAGACCCGCAACAACTATCAGCCCGACGTCCAGGGCTATGTGCCCACAGGCTTTTTGCGCGTTGCCCCCTGGGACCGTTCCAACCTCGTCGCCGCCGACGTACGCCAGAACTACCTTGCCGAAGTTACCGGCACCGTAGGCAGCGTCTTCCTTGGCCTCTCGGTCGGCTGCGCGCGTTGCCACGATCACAAGTACGATCCCATCCCCACCAAAGACTACTACCGCTTGCAGTCCTTCTTCCAGGCGAGCGAAGCGCGAGGCGGCATCACTGTGCCCTACCGCGACCCCGACTTTGCCGCCAAGGCTGCCGCCAAGGTCAAGGAATACGAAGAGCGCCTCAACAGCGGTCCTGAAAAGAAGGAACTGGATGCCTTCGAGAAACAACTTCTGACAAAGCTGATCGCCGCGCGCATCGAGCGCGCCAAGAAGAACGCTGAGTTCACCAAGGCAGATCTGCGATTGGAACTGCGCTTGCCGGTCGAGAAGCGCAAGGTGCGTGGTATCTTCACCGAAGCTGAGGTCCGCGAATACATGGACCGTCTCGAAGACGCCGAGCGCACCCTCGATGCGGACGAACAACAGGCCCTCGACAAGGTGGAAGCGCCCATGCTGCAGAAGCTGCGCAAGGCGTATGCCACAGTCGATCCCGGTCCTCGCTTTGAAGCGCTCACCCAGGACGACGTCCGCCGTGAGGCGATGGCCGAGTATTCGGGCAAGTCGATCTTTACGGCGGACGAAAAAGCTCGCTACGGCCAATTGGCGGGCGATCTCGCCGTCTACCGTCGCCGCCTCGAGCGTTGGAAGCCGGAAGTCCTCGCCATCGGCAATGTCCCCGGGCCTCCTACTGGCCCCGAAATCGCGCCCACCCACGTGCTGCTGCGCGGTGATTACCGCCAGCCCGGCGAAGCGGTGGAAGCTGGCTTCCCGATTGCCTTTGGTGGCGATGGCGGCCCCGCGAAGCTGGAAACCGATCGCTACCGCCAGTTCGTCACCCGTGGCCGCCGCCTGACGCTGGCCAAATGGATTGCCTCAAAGGACAACCCGCAAACCGCGCGCGTTTGGGTCAATCGCCTGTGGCAGCAACACTTCGGCAACGGCATCGTCAAGACCACTTCGGACTTCGGGGTCAATGGCGAACGTCCCACACACCCGGAGTTGCTCGACTGGCTCGCCGTCGCCTTCATGGACTCGAACTGGGACACCAAGGCGATGCAGAAGATGCTCGTCACCTCGGCCACCTACCGCCAGTCCGCGGAGAATGCCGGTGCTCTCAAGGCCGACCCCGAGAATCGTCTCTTCAGCAAGTACAACCGCCGCCGTCTCGAAGCCGAAGCGATTCGCGACAGCATTCTCTCCGTCTCCGGACGTCTGAATCCAGAGCGCGGTGGCCCCAGCGTCTTCCCGCCTCTGCCGAGCGATCTCGCCGACGCGGCCCGCTACGGACGCACTGGCGACCTGATGTGGGAGCCGAATGAGAAAGACGCCGACGGACGCCGCCGCAGTGTCTACATCTTCCAACGCCGTTCCTTGCCACTTCCGATGATGGTGGCCTTTGATTCCTTCGCCTTCAGCGAATCCTGCGATCGGCGCAGTTCCACCACCACGCCGCTGCAAGCCCTCGCCATGATGAACGGCTACCTCGTGCAGGAAGAGAGCGAAGAGCTCGCCAAGCGCATTGCCAAAGAAGCCGGTTCCAAGCGCGAAGACCAGATCCGCCGTCTGTTTGAAGTTGTTCTCCAGCGCCCTCCCAAGCCTGCCGAACTGGACCGCTTTGCATCGTACACCGGCGGTCTCGATGGATTGGGACGAATTCTGATGAACTCCAACGAGTTCTTGTATGTGGAGTAG
- the truA gene encoding tRNA pseudouridine(38-40) synthase TruA, with amino-acid sequence MRRMSILVSYDGTAYHGWQVQPGLPTVQLELETVVAKLEGKPVHVVGSGRTDAGVHALAVCAAFDLENPIPEANLRKALNRYLPPDIRVHEVRERPHGFHPRFDAIAKTYEYRIWREEVCPPFVRRYVHHHPYPLNEAAMIATAAHFVGEYDFTAFSSMDPKDAVGRSKVRRIFESKMWREGDQLNYRVRGSGFLKHMVRHMMGFLLEVGKGNQSGEELEKYLAGAPAKVRDSAPSRGLTQISVEYPLP; translated from the coding sequence ATGCGGCGGATGAGCATCCTCGTCAGCTACGACGGAACCGCGTATCACGGGTGGCAGGTGCAGCCTGGGCTGCCCACCGTACAACTGGAACTCGAAACTGTTGTCGCCAAGCTGGAGGGCAAGCCCGTACATGTGGTCGGAAGCGGCCGGACCGATGCCGGTGTCCACGCCTTGGCCGTTTGCGCGGCTTTCGATTTAGAGAATCCGATTCCCGAAGCAAATCTCAGGAAAGCGCTCAATCGCTATCTGCCACCCGATATCCGGGTACACGAGGTGCGGGAGCGGCCGCACGGCTTTCATCCGCGATTCGACGCCATCGCCAAGACCTACGAGTATCGGATCTGGCGCGAAGAGGTGTGTCCGCCCTTTGTCCGCCGCTATGTACACCATCATCCCTATCCGCTCAATGAGGCGGCGATGATCGCAACGGCGGCGCATTTTGTCGGGGAGTACGACTTTACGGCCTTCTCCAGCATGGACCCCAAAGATGCGGTCGGCCGCTCGAAGGTGCGCCGGATTTTTGAATCAAAAATGTGGCGCGAGGGCGATCAGCTCAACTACCGCGTTCGCGGCAGCGGCTTTCTGAAGCATATGGTGCGGCATATGATGGGATTCCTGCTGGAAGTGGGCAAGGGGAACCAGTCAGGCGAAGAATTGGAGAAGTATCTGGCTGGTGCCCCGGCGAAAGTGCGGGATTCTGCCCCATCGCGCGGCCTGACGCAGATTAGCGTCGAATATCCGCTACCCTAA